In a single window of the Arachis hypogaea cultivar Tifrunner chromosome 6, arahy.Tifrunner.gnm2.J5K5, whole genome shotgun sequence genome:
- the LOC112756015 gene encoding uncharacterized protein isoform X2 yields the protein MASSTTKPQKRIRDFLTEQQEPFILEVYLLERQHSSKWWKRFNGDSDGNKSSNNDEKSRKRKKAMLPFYKVLLPYGKKGNSLWSNNEDQNLFSSETFQRQHQKRIESSLVSMGKIPVYRIPHAAIWNLLGESVKKENCTNTNKQSAEFLIRPNTSKKVVQKIKRLLCARERDISIVAIPTKQEKVKQCYKGPICEGKKECGRQGANLKTMDYLSSIDEWRNMEEQVKAISVEITDHILEGINNEIVLEFIATWADQS from the exons ATGGCTTCATCAACAACCAAACCACAAAAAAGGATTAGAGATTTTCTCACTGAGCAACAAGAACCATTCATATTAGAGGTTTACCTTCTTGAGAGACAACACTCTTCAAAATGGTGGAAAAGATTCAATGGAGATTCTGATGGAAATAAGAGTTCTAATAATGATGAGAAatcaagaaagagaaaaaaggctATGCTTCCTTTTTACAAAGTTCTTCTACCATATGGAAAGAAAGGAAATTCCTTATGGTCAAATaatgaagatcaaaatttgttttcTTCAGAAACTTTTCAGAG GCAGCACCAGAAACGCATAGAGAGTAGCCTTGTTTCAATGGGAAAGATACCTGTATACAGAATTCCACATG CTGCCATATGGAATTTACTTGGAGAGTCAGTGAAGAAAGAGAATTGTACCAATACCAATAAGCAATCAGCAGAGTTTCTTATTCGGCCAAATACGTCCAAAAAGGTAGTTCAAAAGATTAAAAGACTGCTATGTGCCCGTGAGAGAGATATTTCCATAGTGGCCATTCCAACTAAGCAAGAAAAGGTAAAACAATGTTACAAAGGACCCATTTGTGAGGGAAAAAAAGAATGCGGTCGGCAAGGTGCAAACCTCAAGACTATGGATTACTTGAGTTCAATAGACGAATGGAGGAACATGGAGGAACAAGTGAAAGCCATTAGTGTTGAGATCACTGACCATATATTGGAAGGTATTAACAATGAAATTGTATTAGAATTTATAGCAACTTGGGCAGACCAATCCTAG
- the LOC112756015 gene encoding uncharacterized protein isoform X1, which produces MASSTTKPQKRIRDFLTEQQEPFILEVYLLERQHSSKWWKRFNGDSDGNKSSNNDEKSRKRKKAMLPFYKVLLPYGKKGNSLWSNNEDQNLFSSETFQRQHQKRIESSLVSMGKIPVYRIPHVAAIWNLLGESVKKENCTNTNKQSAEFLIRPNTSKKVVQKIKRLLCARERDISIVAIPTKQEKVKQCYKGPICEGKKECGRQGANLKTMDYLSSIDEWRNMEEQVKAISVEITDHILEGINNEIVLEFIATWADQS; this is translated from the exons ATGGCTTCATCAACAACCAAACCACAAAAAAGGATTAGAGATTTTCTCACTGAGCAACAAGAACCATTCATATTAGAGGTTTACCTTCTTGAGAGACAACACTCTTCAAAATGGTGGAAAAGATTCAATGGAGATTCTGATGGAAATAAGAGTTCTAATAATGATGAGAAatcaagaaagagaaaaaaggctATGCTTCCTTTTTACAAAGTTCTTCTACCATATGGAAAGAAAGGAAATTCCTTATGGTCAAATaatgaagatcaaaatttgttttcTTCAGAAACTTTTCAGAG GCAGCACCAGAAACGCATAGAGAGTAGCCTTGTTTCAATGGGAAAGATACCTGTATACAGAATTCCACATG TAGCTGCCATATGGAATTTACTTGGAGAGTCAGTGAAGAAAGAGAATTGTACCAATACCAATAAGCAATCAGCAGAGTTTCTTATTCGGCCAAATACGTCCAAAAAGGTAGTTCAAAAGATTAAAAGACTGCTATGTGCCCGTGAGAGAGATATTTCCATAGTGGCCATTCCAACTAAGCAAGAAAAGGTAAAACAATGTTACAAAGGACCCATTTGTGAGGGAAAAAAAGAATGCGGTCGGCAAGGTGCAAACCTCAAGACTATGGATTACTTGAGTTCAATAGACGAATGGAGGAACATGGAGGAACAAGTGAAAGCCATTAGTGTTGAGATCACTGACCATATATTGGAAGGTATTAACAATGAAATTGTATTAGAATTTATAGCAACTTGGGCAGACCAATCCTAG